CGGCGACACCGTGCGCAACGTCGTCGGCTGCCACCTCGCCGGCGCGTGCCCGCTCGAGGTGCTCGACATCTCGCCCTGGGCCGAGGCCGCGGCGCGCTACTTCCTGCGGAGCCCGTACGCGCAGCGTCTCCCCCGCAAGTTCAAGATCAACTTCTCCGGCTGCGCGACCGACTGCGGCCAGGCGATGTTCAACGACGTCGGCGTGATCGGCGTCACTCGGCCGCTGCCCGACGGCACGGTCGAGCCCGGCTTCCGCGTCGTGATCGCCGGCGGGCTCGGCGCGAACCCGCACCCCGCGCAGGCGCTCGAGGAGTTCACGAGCCGCGAAGACCTCATGCCGACGATCGAGGCGATCCTGCGGACCTTCGATCACTACGGCAACCGCGACAACAAGCTCCGCGCCCGCATGAAGTGGCTCGTCGACACGATGGGCATCGACGAGCTGCGGCAGCGGATCATCAAGGAGCGCCGCCTGCTGCGCGCCGCGTTCGGCTGGCCCGGTGGGCTGCCGCAGCAGGTGCAGGAGCAGGGCGACGCGCCGGCCGGCATCTCGACCGAGATCAGCCCCAAGGGTCTGCCGACCGACGTGCCCGTCCGCCTGCTGGCGACGGACCCCTACGAGCGCTGGGAAGACGCAAATGTCGTCCGCGGACGGGCGAATGGCACGGTCAGCGCCTACGCGTCGTGCAAGCTGGGGGACATCACGGCCGACCAGTTCCGCGCCCTCGCCGCCATCCAACGTGACTTCGCGCTGGACGTGCGCATCACCAGCCGTCAGAACCTCGCGCTGCGAGACCTGACCGAGGCCGATTTGAAGCCACTGTTCGAGCGTCTCGACGAGATCGGGATGGCGCAGGCCGGCGCCGAGCTCGCACGCGACGTCGTCGCCTGCCCGGGTGCCGACACCTGCAACCTCGCGGTGACCCAGAGCCGCGGTCTCGCCGACGACATCGGCAACGCGCTCGAAGAAGCCGGGCTCGCCGACGTCGGTGGCGTGAAGGTGAACATCTCGGGCTGCACCAACTCGTGCGGCCAGCACCACATCTCCGACATCGGCTTCTACGGCCTCGAGCGCCGCGCACACGGACGGGCGGCGCCGGGCTATCAGATGCTGCTCGGCGGCCACCTCGGCGCGATGGAAGTCGAGTT
The DNA window shown above is from Acidimicrobiia bacterium and carries:
- a CDS encoding nitrite/sulfite reductase, producing the protein MAIDVSEIRGRTLDPEIEQEVSRFETTVEEYLAGDVADDVFRVFRLNQGIYGQRQGGHHQMVRVKIPYGRIEPDQLEVLAFISETYSRGWGHLTTRQNIQFHFVPLEKTPEVLRLLAGAGLTSREACGDTVRNVVGCHLAGACPLEVLDISPWAEAAARYFLRSPYAQRLPRKFKINFSGCATDCGQAMFNDVGVIGVTRPLPDGTVEPGFRVVIAGGLGANPHPAQALEEFTSREDLMPTIEAILRTFDHYGNRDNKLRARMKWLVDTMGIDELRQRIIKERRLLRAAFGWPGGLPQQVQEQGDAPAGISTEISPKGLPTDVPVRLLATDPYERWEDANVVRGRANGTVSAYASCKLGDITADQFRALAAIQRDFALDVRITSRQNLALRDLTEADLKPLFERLDEIGMAQAGAELARDVVACPGADTCNLAVTQSRGLADDIGNALEEAGLADVGGVKVNISGCTNSCGQHHISDIGFYGLERRAHGRAAPGYQMLLGGHLGAMEVEFGNKAAKLPAKRAAEAVVRVVGRFAGEREAGETFATWLARSGGAAAVGAGLKDLDAFDPPDVAPELYVDFGETGPYVAEIGESECAT